The following is a genomic window from Nicotiana tabacum cultivar K326 chromosome 3, ASM71507v2, whole genome shotgun sequence.
TTCAACTCACGCCTCTCacacccattcccccacgaactaaATTTCACGTGACTGTGTACTATCTACATCGTTAGAGTAATTATGGCAATCGATCACCAATTTATCATACTCGTCCCGTTAAACCTTCCTCTAATATCATATTAAGAAGTATACCTTGTACCTAACTCAAACCCAAAAGCTAAATTTGACTGACAAGTCACACCAAATACCGTATGAAACTCCATACAAACCAATCCGTCCATCATACAAGCAATAACCCAAATATAACAAATCTTCGGAAAAGCAACTTATCTCCTAATGATTGCCCGAGTATCTATACTATTCTTATGAGGATTGATTAAAGGAATAAAATCACTTATAAATGTGACAAAATATCTTTTGCACggaaacatatatacatatacgatGGGAAAAAAAACTTTACGGTCAATTTGGATATTAAGAGTTATAAATTTTGATACAATTTATCCCTTTTTCGTGAATATAATTCGTCAACTGACATCAAACTTTCAATATGCAAACAAACAGGGGCGGCCCAACGAGTTTTGTGGGTGAGAAATTCAGAAGGGAAATTttcgttcctataccatatagaaaactatattaCCTAATATGTTCATTGTTTGCATATTGCCCTTCATGCTAATAGTAGTTCTATATAATATATacaatgcattaaataaggaatcattgtagCTGTAGAATTCCTTATTTAGGAGCAAGGAGAATTTAATATTTTCCAGATCTTCCACAACACAAATCACGCACAGTAATAACTATCGTCGAGTTCGTTACAAAATTTCCTTATTCTGTTTTAGAGATAGACTTTGTTTCAACTTTTTCTctgatttcacaaatcaaaatcGACAAAATCTTCTACAATACTTCTGCAACAAAAGCAATTATGGCAAAAATACCAATTATGCTACAatcgaatgggaattgggataacTTTGGTCGATTTAGAGAATTCGAGGTCGATGGCATTGTAGTCGATGACGATGCGAGTTATAGTCTATTGATTTCTACAATATCACATCAATTAATGATTGATACAtccaaaaaaattatagaaattaaataCATTGTCCTCCAATGGAAATTAGGAACTATATGGATCTTCGTGTATACATGGGgacgaaaaaggaaaagaaaaacttaggATCATATCCGCTATGCATAACTGTTCGcgatttcaatatggaattgaGTATCACAAATGAGAACACAATTGCAGGTGTGTGATGTTATTTTTTCTATGAAATTCTGGTAATTTGTAAATGAACTACAAATTATCTATAATTttaatacatacatacatacatacatatatatatatatatatatatatatatatatatatatatatatatatatatatatatatatatatatatatatcagtatgGATTTCTAtaatatctacaaaatttctacatttattctacgttaaaactacaaaaaaattgaaaaattaatatgaattACTGAATTTCAATCTTTCTACAAATTATTTACAAATTTTCTACAAACTGATGATAACAATATTTATACTTATTTTCATGCAGGTTTTCCTGGAAtactaaagttacttgatatgccaacatctcccgtTATAGAGGAATATAAAAGTATAATAATAATAGATAGTACACCAAGTTCTATTGAAGTAGAACAAGTATACCAAGACAAGGAAACAATTGCAACTGCAATGAAGCACTATTCTGTCATGCACAAGTTCCAATTCAGGGTTAAAAGATCTAGTGCTAGAAGGTATGAATATATGAATAGTCAaagattattatttttataattttgtagtttatttgtaattttttagTTCTTCAGCTTTCTTTGTGATAATGTTTAACAGAATTGTAGTTGAATTGTAGTTATGTTGTATTTATATTGTATAATGTGATTGTTTAAGCTACAAAAGGGTTTTTTTTAATCTAAATTTTAAACCATTGTTTaaaatgtatttattttgtagctACTGATATATGTTGGTGAAAACTGTACATGACATTTCAAGGCAACTAGCATAAACGATTCTGCAATGTCCAAGGTCAGAAATTTCAACAACAAGCACCCATGCTCTTTAGTGGACAATACATGCATACAACGCAAACCTACTGCCATGGTAGTTGGTAGCATGATTATTCCAAAATATTCTGATCCTAAGACAATTTACACCccaaaagacattcaatttgaCATGTTGTCTGAACACGACGTGAATCTAACCTACATGAAAGcctggagagcaaaggaaaaggctTTACAGTTTTTGAGAGGTCATCCTGCTGACTCATACGACAAATTTCCTAGTTATTTGTATATTCTAGAGAAGACTTATCCGGGGTATGTAGTTAAATTGAAAAAGACAGACGGTGACTGCTTCTTGTATGTATTTGTTGCGATTTGTACGTCAATCAGTGGTTGGAAATATTGTAGGCCAGTTGTTGTAGTTGATGGGACCTTTTTAAAGTCAGCATACGGGGGAATAATGCTAACAGCCAGTACAATGGATGCAGCAGGTACTGAAGTTTTATTTGTAAAAATATTGTAGCTTGTATGTTTTTTTGTAGTACTTGCAGATTGCAGATtaattgtagatatattgtagaaTAATTGTAGTTTGTATATATATGTCTTCTTCTGCATTTTTACTGCAACCAATTATTACTTCTTACCACATAATGTAGGTACCATATTACCATTGGCATATGTTGTTGTTGATTCAGAGAATATCATGGAAGTGGGTTTTTGAGCAATTCAAGCTCGCGTATGGTGAAAGACcaaatatgtgtgttgtttcgGATTGAAATGAGAGTATCTTGAAGGTAACATCTATTGTTTATCCCGGCATGCCACATTATtcttgcatgtggcatatttggacaaatatacGTGCAAAGTTCAAGAAAGGACATCTTAAGCTAAGTGAATTATACTTTGTCACGGCGCGGTCATACACacttgatgaatttaatgaaaggatgTCAAATATTGAGGAGATTGACCCCCGTGTTAAAGCATACTTATACGATATTGGATATCATAGATGGTCTCGAGTACATGCTACGGTGAACAGAACTTGGACTATGACATCAAACAGTGCAGAGTCATTGAATGTTGTAACAAAATATGCAAGAGAGTTGCCAATAGTAGAACTATTAGAGTATATAAGAACCCTTCTTGAACATTGGACgaaagaaaaattattgaaagCAAAGGGTACATTCACATACCTTGGATACAAATTCAACAAAGAGTTAGATGACAACAGAACATTGTCGCACAAGCTTATAGTAAGATTTGATTATTTATTGAATCAAATTCATAAACAGCACAATGTAGATTTTTTGTAGAttttttgtagatattttgtatatAGCTTGATTTTAACCATATATGAATTGTTTTTTTGTTTGTCATGTACTCATAGGTGAGGGCTTCAACAGACTATATCCATACAGTAATAGATGGTGTGAGGCGCTATATTGTTTGTCTTGAAAACAAGAAATGTAGTTGTGGGCAATTCTAGCTTGATGAACTACCTTGTCCACATGCTTTGGTTGCTTTAAGACAAAAAGATGAGTCTTTTGAAGAATATTGTTCTCTTTATTACACAAGGGCGAACCTCTTGCGTACGTATGAAATACTAGTAAATCTGCTACCTGATGAGAGCAAATGGAATGTGCCACAATTTAACTGAAGAAGTAGTAAATCTACCTAAAGGAGGGAAAAGGTAGCCAGGAAGACCtcaaaaagaaagatacaaaatatatgatgaaataaattcAAAGAAGTACAAGGTTTCATGCGGCAACTGCGGAGGAGAAGGGTataacaaaagatcttgcaagaatgcacccaaaaatgaaataaaattttatGTATTTAACAGAATATTTCATAAAATTTGTTAGTTTGTTCTGGATAACAGATTTTGATGTCTAATCGTTGGTTTTTTATAAGATCATAATGTAGTTAGTTAGGATGTTTCTATACTGAGATAATACTTTCATAGATTGATTTGTTTATGAatgttttctatatatataatctATAACTTTTTACTATATATGGAATCCTTTGCATAGTTGTTAATGTGTGTTTGCAGTTTATCTACAATAAAACTACAAAAAAATACATTATCTGGAATTTACAGAGTATATACATTATAAATCTGTAGAAAAGTAgttaaaaacttaaaatattGTAGATGAAGTATTGTTTAcattgaaaaaataaatataaaagaaacaaaacacaTTGTTAAAAtattctacaaattatctacaaatatAACTACAAAAAAACTACTATATCTGTAGCTAACATAATATATAGATTAGAATTCAGGTAGAAAGAATCTTTATAGTGAAAATAATGTAGATCAGAATAAATGTATAAAATTTCAGTTGCAAAggatttaaatgctaaaaataatgAGATCAAGTACTGTACATATTCAACAAGTGAATATAAACTATTACCATTTGTACTACTATACTGGataagaaaaaacaaacaaaggCTACTATAATTGTAGCACAAGTCTACTAcaattaaaacataataaattGTTCAAAAACTTGTCTACCATCTGTCTTATAAACTATCATCAACTACGCAATTGTAATACATGTTCCATTCCAAACATTACAaactacttcttcttcttcctctggaCTCGTGTTTTCTCATTCAAAGCTGGTGCACCTTTCCTCCTTGCTAATTTTCCTGTCACCTCACTATCACTAATTTCCCCAATCCCCTGCTTCTTTCTAGCATAGTCCCAAAGTAGCGCTCCATAGCGTCTACGGTGTTGGTCAATATCATAAAGGTCTTCTGTCGGAATTGATAATTCTTCAATACTAATATGCTCTGCAAAGACAACAacaaatacaccacaatcgctacaaaagataaaaataaatgtCAATATTTACCAAACCATCAGAAAAAAAAGGGttaaaagtaaagaaagaaagaagatttTTATTACAGTGATCCTTCTTTTTGCTGTGGTATCTCACCGACGATCCACTGAATGATAAGAGGGTCGGTAACAGTTTTCTTAATATATGCTTttgtattcttgaagttgatgtcTTTATGCATCCCATAAAACCTGGTGCATGACAAATACAAAGGGATAATAATAGAA
Proteins encoded in this region:
- the LOC142178375 gene encoding uncharacterized protein LOC142178375, translating into MSKVRNFNNKHPCSLVDNTCIQRKPTAMVVGSMIIPKYSDPKTIYTPKDIQFDMLSEHDVNLTYMKAWRAKEKALQFLRGHPADSYDKFPSYLYILEKTYPGYVVKLKKTDGDCFLYVFVAICTSISGWKYCRPVVVVDGTFLKSAYGGIMLTASTMDAAGTILPLAYVVVDSENIMEFKKGHLKLSELYFVTARSYTLDEFNERMSNIEEIDPRVKAYLYDIGYHRWSRVHATVNRTWTMTSNSAESLNVVTKYARELPIVELLEYIRTLLEHWTKEKLLKAKGTFTYLGYKFNKELDDNRTLSHKLIVRASTDYIHTVIDGVRRYIVCLENKKCSCGQF